Sequence from the Suncus etruscus isolate mSunEtr1 chromosome 1, mSunEtr1.pri.cur, whole genome shotgun sequence genome:
CCACAAAGCCCTCCCCCAAGGCCCCACTAGAGGCCTTTGGTGGTAGTAGCGGGGAATTGGAAACTCCCCGATGGTGATCTCCCTACCCtaaggatgtcagggattaaacccaaattGGCCTGAGTGTCAGGCATGCAGGGGTTAAAAATAAAGGCagttcccttccccctccctatGAGGAGAAGAGCCAGTCTATGATCGAACACATTCAGATAATGGAGCTGGAAAAAAAAGCTTTGCCGTACCCTAAGTCACGAGGACTCACTACAGGAGAAGCAGCCGGGTCCTAGGCCCTATATATGTAAGTCATAGGACCTACCAGGGCAAGACCCTATCTGGCCTGTTTGCAAGGTTGATGGAAAATTTACAAACCTAACCCTTGGACACAGTCGGCACAGAGCTTTTCTAACCACCTGCACTCTTTTCCACTAAATGTAGACTCTATGATCCTGCTGCAGCCTTGGGACTGGCTCTTCTGAGGGAGAATGTCACATCTTGCCTGGGAGCACCGCCCCAATAAAGACCCCAATAAAGGTCAaatctgtctctgcctctgacttCTATTTCACCACCTTTCAGCAAGCACTTGAATTCCCCATACTAGTTCTCAGATCCCCACAGgcacatttttttgagggggaacaCTTTCAGAAAAACAAGCTTCTCAGCATAGAGCTTGTGGAAAACAGAAACCCCTTCAGGATCCCCCTCCCCGTGACTGAGACCGAGAGTGCCGGGTGTGACTGAGAAGGCCCCAGTGCATTTGTGGGTTCTCTCAGTGGCCTACCTGGGCCAAAGGTGGCTCTGGGTGGAGCCTGGATGGCAGAGGGGAAGCCCAGAGCTCGGCAGACCACGCTGGCGTCGTTCACATCCCATTGGTTGTCGCACACTGTTCCCCACCGGCCACCGTAGAAGATCTCCACACGCCCCCTCACTGGGGTTGTGCTCCGCCAACCAGACGCATGTCCCCTTCCCTGCACACCTGTGGACATCCAGGTTGAGGCAGTCAGTGCTTGACCCAGGTCCCAGAAGGGCCTCACCCTCCCTACGTTCTGTCATTGGATTTTGGAAAGGGGCCCAGGGCAGCCCAGCACTGATTGGAAACCCCAAGGGGGGGGTGGCCAGGACCCTACTGGCCCAGTTGAGGGAGCCTATAAAGTGTGTGTGGAATACCTTGGGCAGCAAGTCCAGAGAACCCCAGAAATACAAGCAGGATGTGCCAAAGGAGAAAGTGAGGTCCCTGCTTTGGCGATGCTGAGGGGGTTGGGGACTGGCATTATTCTGGGAGCAGCAGGCCTGGggtcaggggatcttatggggtcATGCGATGAGAAAGCCCTTCTATGTAGGGCAGAACATGGTATGCAGGACTCTGGATGGGGCTTCATGAACACCCCCCCATACTTCATCTTCCCCCTGAAGGAGTGGGGGGTACTCCtacaccccaccccacaccactCCCAACTTTCAAGCCTGCGAACTTGAGCCAatcagagggaagggaggagtcACTGACCTAGACCCCAGGATCAGCCAGGCTGTCCATGGGTCACCTCACATTCCACATTCCTTGGGGTGCAACTTACCCCAGGCCCTTGCCAGCAGCAGGCAGATCCACAGAGGTCTCAGGGGGGTCATGACCCTGCCTCGGTGCTCCTGGCCCTGCAGTAGAGGAGGCAGGTGAACTGTGGGTACCCCAGCAGGGCCTCAGCCACGTGATGGGCTCCCCTGCTCCTTTTGGTACTTTCGAGTAGTAGGGCAGTGCTGGAGGCGGCCATGATGGGTTCTGTGAGGTGTGGGTGGCCATGGCAGGTCACATAGGGCTGGACATGTTGATGATGCTGGGCTGGGGGTGACCATTGTGGATTTCATCGAAACTGGGAGTTTCATTGGTCATGGTGGGTTGCATGGGGAGGGTGGCAAGGGAGGAGGTGGGGGAGTCCCCTAATAAAGTGAGGGCTTTATTGCAGCATCAGACCCCCATGCTCTTGGAAAATATGAGGGTTTTCTGGGAGCCCTGTCAGGGCAAGGTACACAACGGACTAGTGGACAGGACCTGGAGTCCCAGCTCTGCCatgctcctcctcctctcctgccTGCCCCCCACAAACCCTACAGGAAGGAGACTTAAATCTGAGACTCGTGACCtgccccaaccccaacccctgACTGAGCCCCCATAAGGCAGGGCCTGGTTGCAGTGTTGTAGGGTGTGGGGTTCCTGCTCTTTTCCCTACACTGGACCCTGCACCTACTGTGCCCTGGTGCCCTGTTCCCCCACCTGGGGGCCCCCAAGAAAAGCCTTGTGCTATTGCCCACGTGAGAGTGAGAGTGAAGAGGTCTGGGTGTCTGTTGTAGAGCTGGGGCAGCAGGCTGAGGCCAGCACCCACTTTTACCCAGGGACCCCCAGTTCCAGCTCCCACGGGAGGGTCTGCCTGCAGCTGGTTcactgcagtcaggaatcaaGATTCTGGCAGAACAGCTGGTCCAGTCTCCCGCCTGGTGGGTACATGGTTGCCCTCTAAgatgattcttttcttttaggaAGAGGATGGTTGGGAGCCACAAcgtaggttcttttttttttttgttttgtttttgtttttgggccacacccggcggtgctcaggggttactcctggctgtctgctcagaaatagctcctggcaggcatgggggaccatatgggacaccgggattcgaaccaaccacctttggtcctggatcggctgcttgcaaggcaaaggccgctgtgctatctctccgggcccacaacgtaggttcttaggacttattcctggcctgggtctgagctcagcaatcactcctggtggtcctccagggaccagatgggatgcctgggattgaacccagatagggaacatgcaaggccagctccctcccactgtactatcgctctggccccatggccaCCCTAGGGGCATTTCTGGAGGGCTTAGGCATGTGGGAGGCTGGCATGGGGCTTCCTGCTTGTGCCTTGGTGCAGCTGAGATAAAGTGCCCTGCTTAGGGCCGTCTGGTGCTACAAGGCAAGGACTAGACATAGGGCCCACACCCCATGGTTGTTGTTTGTGCAGTGAGCAACGTGACCATTTGGGGTCCCCCGATGGGTTTACAGAGGGACCTAGCTATGCAAAATGGAGGACCCAGAAGAGGCGTGAACTTACCTGCCTGAGGCAAACAAATATTGGGGGGGATCCCGGAGCAGAAGCCTGTTCAACCCGGACTCCAGAAACCAAGCCAAGTTTCACTTCCCAGAAACCATCTGACATGGGCTGGCTCTGGGATTGGCTGCCGAAGGGTCGGCCCGGTTTGCTCTTCGGCCTGGGCCGTCCAGAGCCCCAGAGGGCCTCAAGATTAGGGGCCTTCAGGGTGGAGGAGGTGAGCAATCAGGCTGAGGCTGCACTGCATCTGTCGCCAGAACAAGCTCTGAGCATCAGCCCGGCTGCAGCAGTTAGGCTATGGAGGTGATGTCTCCGTGTGGAAGGAAGACCCCAGGCAGGGCAGGGCTGGCCTGTGCTGTCGAGTGAAGAGGTTATTCCCATACCCACTGGTGTCCTCCGGCTGGCATTGGCGCTACCGGGATGCCCCGTCACTGCAGGGACCCAACACTGTGTCCCATGGTTCCCACATGTGGTTGCCTACCCTCACCCCATGAGCCAGGGGCCCAGATGGGAGGCAGACGGGCAGGGACAGGTCAGTGGTACGATAGCCTGAGGGTCCAGCATTGGGGAGCAGGAGCCCCATTTCTCAGGGTCAAGTTCAGGGCTTCAAAGTGTAATGGGGTGTCTGTGCTTATTTCTGACTCAATCCAGGCAGAGGGCTTGACCCCTGGACAACAGTGATGGCCCTGCTTATAGTTTGAGTTTCCCCATTTCCACCaggcgagtgtgtgtgtgtgtgtgtgtgtgtgtgtgtgtcttcccaTTTCCACCAGGCGGGTGTGTGtcgggctgtgtgtgtgtgcgcacctCTCAGGAACCTGGTACCAGGCCTGTGGGAGTACATGTGTGTGGGGTGTCAGCCTCAGAACCAGTTGGTGGTCCCCCAGTTTTGGCACCTGATTCTGGCTGACtttgaaaatgtttgtttttttggagccagagagagagcatggaggtaaggcatttgccttgcatgcagaaggatggcagttcgaatcccggtatcccaggCTCgaatcccaagcctgccagaagcgatttctgaatgtagagccaggagtaacacctgagggttgccaggtgtgaccccaaaaaaacaaaacaaaaatgttcatttcgttgggagggggcacacaccgtgatgctcagtagttactcctggctacatgctcagaaatcgctcctggctagcaggaccatatgggatgtcagagatcgaaccaaggtccatcctgggtcagccgcatgcaaggcaaacgccctaccactatgctatctctggtCCCCCCAAAATGTTGTTGAATCAAACTTCCAGCGAAGTTCTGGGGTGTCTGGGCTGGGAGGAGTCATGCTACAGGTAGGAGCCAGCAAAGGGGCTTTGAGGGGCCTGAGGTCCACCTCGGGCTCTGGGCATGCAGCTCTTTTCCCCTCAGGAATTCTGCCAGAGCAgaagggctgggctgggctgggctggcacctggagtgacccctgggcatgCTCCTGAGGCCACAGGGCAGAGCTTTCAGAAACTTCCCTCGCCTGAGATCTTTCTGCTGCACTAGACCATCCCGTTCACCACGTACCCTGGTGAAGTGCCAGGGGCATAGACCCTGACCAGCTGGCCTAGGAAGTAGGGCCGGCAGTTGGCTATTTACGGAACAAGGCTGCAGGGGCAGGGCCTGGAGGGGCCCATCTGAGGGCCCTCGAGTGTTTGGCTCCCAGCCAATTGCTCCTCGAGCTACTGGGTGGGTACCTGATGTGCGGGGCAGGTTCTGGAACGTTCCATCCCTGAGTCTCATCCCTGAGATTCACTGATAGTGGGAGTTTGTGGGGGGGACCAACGGGGGGAGGTCTGTGTTTGCACACATGTGTGTGCGCGCATGCGCGTGGGTCCGGCATCCAATTCCCTGGCAGCCTGTAAAGCGGCACTTCTGGGATCCCACCTTCTGCTGTAAGGGCTCCCAGAGGCAGATGGGAAGAACTCTCTGACCCCCACTTCCAGGGACCTTCCCACAATTCCCCCACCCCAATCACTGGGGGGACCCCGGAACTCAACCAAGGCTGGAAAAGGTTCCCAAAGGGACAGGAGCAAAAGGGCCTGTGAGTGAGAAGGCCCAGGGGAAGGGGCACCAGGAACCCTGTCGCCAGAACCCAGCGCCCACTGCTCCGAGCTGGCAGATACAGCCAGGAGGAGCATTTCCTGTATCACGGCACCTCCTGGGACTCATCCAGGCTGCATCGAGCTACCTTGGCCAAGTGCCCACTTCCTGGATGTAGGGCAGTGGGTGTCTCCTGCCGCAGGGCCAGAGCAGGGCTGTGCCAAGAAAGGGCACGGCCCCAGGAACACACTTCCacgaagtcatgaaactttccagAAGTCGAGCACACTTCAAGCCAACCTAACCTAATCTAACCCAGAAAGACATAGAGATCTCGAGAGGGGCACAGCCTGTCCCCTCCTGCAGTGTAGATGCCTGCCTGGAAGAGGGCCAATGGTTGGGGGGGCCTCAGTCATTTATTGTTCAGCGAACAGCAGCAAAGTCCAGGCTGGCCGCAGTGCCCACTCCCACCACCAGGCGGCAGCGCCGAGCAGCAAAAGGATAAGGGTAAGGGGGAAGCAGAGTTCCTCCTTGCAAACTCCAGTCTGGGGTTGCTGGGGGCAGAATGGGCCCATAGATCCCCAAATCCCACATAGGCCTCTGCAAACACAAATGTCTGAAAGGTGTTGCAGGCCTGGCTTGTTCTTTATGCCCAAGCGTGACCCCTCCAGTCTGTCCAAACATCCACCTAccagtctgtccatctgtctctgTCCCATGAATCCATCAGTCCATCTGTGCACCCATCCGTCCCTATCTATCCGTCTGTCCATTCACCCTGCCAATCCCGGGGTTCAGATAAACTCAATGCCTTCGTACTTGACGTCGCCGATCTTGGTCTCGGGCAGCAGGAAGCGGCCATCCAGGGTGAAGGCTGTGATGTACGTGGCCACCGTGCTGCCGTCCTCCTGGGACTTGAGGGCCACAATGATTTGGTCGTCGGTGTTAGGCACGAACTTGAAGGAGGAGAAGCCGTGCGTGGGCACCAGGTCGCCCACACGGCTGACGTCGATGCCACGGAAGTCCTGCGTGGCACGCAGCAGCAGATTGGTGCCCCGCCGCTCGTCGGCTTGCTCGCTGTAGCGCTCGTGACTGGCTCGGCGTGGCAGAAAGAACCAGCGCTGGAGGGTGTCACTCCAGCAGGCCGACTCGTGGATGAGGTAGCCTGTGGGCgggagggagggcagggcagCAGGGTCAGAGGTGCTCTGCTGGCGCTCCCAGCCTCTGGACCCAGGGAAGCTGCTGACCCCAAGCTCTTGGTTCAGTTCTGCAACCCAGACCCGGTTCTGAACCCCAAATGCATGGGAAAGGAGAACCAGAAGTGGCAGCAGGGAGCGGGGCAGCTCCTGCCCACAGACCTAGTGGGGGCACAGTGGGCACCTGCCCCCCTTACCTGGCGGCCGGATGCCCGCAGCTGCTCGTAGTGCGTTGTAGCTGGCCACCCAGTTTTCGTGGTGCACGCTGCCGCCGCAGTCCACCACTTTCACCCACTCAGGATTCTCATTCACCACCTCCCCGGTGCCCGTGGTCCACTCCTTGCCCAGGCCGCCCACGTAGAGGTGCTCGTCCTTCACTGCCAGCCACTCGGCCTTGAAGCCTGGGGACAAGAATGGATGGgtgtgggccgggaaggtggcgctagaggtaaggtgtctgccttgcaagcgctagcgtagaattccccgacgtcccatatggtccccccaagtcaggcgcaatttctgagcacatagccaggagtaacccctgagcgtcaaacaaatgtggcccaaaaaagaatggGTGGGTGTTTGGCCAGGACCAGCCCTCCCAGCCTTCAGCTATTTTTTGGAGAGGGTCCCACCAgccgaagctcaggggttactcctggctctgagcatggggatcactcctagtggtgcttacaGGTCtctatggcatgctggggatcgaactcggatCGGCCTTactcaaggcaagtgtcttccctactgtgctctcactctggccccctctgtCCTGCAGCTTTTGTGTCATAGAGGCTGGGCAGTACTCAGAGGCAGGGGCAGACCCTGGGCAACTGTGTGTGAGTCCCTTCACAACAGACCTGGCCCTGCCCACCAgccaacatgcaagacaaatgggaACGCCGCCAGAACGAACCCAGCTTCTTCCTGAACGAGTCAGGGGCTCCGCAGGGACACCCCTCTGGACATCTCCACTGAGCTGCTTCCGTGGGGGTGCCCAGCCAGCCTGCAAGCTGCTCTCCAGGTCCCACATCCATGCATCGTTTTGACCCACCTTAAACTGCTGCTGTAGAATTAGAGGGGTGTGCCGGCTTGTTTCCAACACAGACCCCAGCCTGgggagtgtttgtgtgtgtggtgttggtatgtatgtgtgtgtgtacatggagGTGTGGGTAGGTTCTCCCCAGCACACCGGACCTCGTCTGGGCAAACATTCTTCAAGCTCCAGGCTGGGCCCAGGAGTGGAAGCTCAACAGTGACCGGACCAAGGGCCGTTCTGCTGTTCTGCGGCAGCTCTGAGGCGCCAGTCTGAGAGGAAACTCTGCCCCATGCCTTCCTGTCCCTCTGGGGGTTCACTACAGGCACCCTGGAACCTGCCCTTCCAGACCCCCAGGGAAGTGAGACTGAACCACGGCAACCCCACCTGGCCTGCAGGAGCTTCCAACTCCGAGTAGGGTGCGGGGTGGGGGCCCTGGGCCGATGTCTCCCCAGCCCCACCCTGCAGCTCTGGCTCCACTCAAGGACAGGGATGGCCCCTCATCCCCACAAGGATTTCCCCCAGGAATGGTCTCCCTCGTGGGCACTTCACATCGTGAGGGGCAGGTAGGTTGtaaacccccctccccccgcgCTCCCTCTGCCCGTGCACCTTTGCCCACGGTGCCATCACCGTCGGACAGGATGAGCCAGGGCACGGCCGTGGTGCCGTCGATGTGGTAGACCACGCCGGTACGGTCATCCACCGAGTAGAGCTTCCCGTTGAAGACGATCAGCTCCGACAGCTCCATGCCTCGGCCCTTCTCCGCCAGGTGGGACTCCAGCACCACGTGGCCCTTGTCCCAATCCACAGTCACCGAGTCCCCACTGTCGGACAGGGTCAGGTGGCCCTTCTTTAGGTAACTGAACCAGGTGTCCTGCCGGGCCGCCCGGGAGGCCTTGTCCAGGTCGGCAACCACAGCGATGCGGTAGCGTGTGCCCCTCGGTGTCCGCTGCGGGGCCGACAGCGGGTAGGTGTCATTGCAGCGGGGTGGGATGCCCAGCCGCCAGCCGTGGGCATTGGGCGTGGGGAGCCTGCCGGGGGGCGGGCGGTAGGCGTAGAGTAGCCAGAATACCATGGCACCCAGGAAGGAGGGCAGGATGACCCTCCAGCGAGGGCGGAAGCGGGGGTCTGCAGCCTTGGTCATGGACGCCAGCACAGGAAGGGCCCCGATGCTGATCCGCAAAGAGTGCATAGACTCATTCCATTCCGGGGGGCTAGGGAGCTGGGCGGGCATCAGCCTGGACGGCGGGCGGGGCCTGCagcagggggagagggagaggagaggttaGTTTGAGGGGCAGGGGTAGAGAGGAGAGGTCAGTTCAAGGGTGAAGATGAGGTCAAGTCAGGGGGCAGGGGCAGATCAGCCACCCAGTCTCTTCTGGATGGGTGTGACCAGAAAGCCCACCTCCCCTGGGTGGGCatgtgtagcaagtcagcccctgaagaggttgactgatggagggatggagaatgaggcccttttcttccagctcggagcacgcgtctgccaccctgtctagcccacggttctgaggtgaaacggcgggtaaacagctcgcagacaatcaggcttgttggaaaggatccaaaatagaacaaaataaaagagaattcagctgaatcaactaaaagcgccttaaattgtaatagccggcaactgtttagataaatcatttcaaattcacaaaaaaaaatttttttttatggttttgcctagcagatctgaaagagaatttcatgcgtaatacaaacatggacaactctattatacatgtatatcagtatatatacaaagttattgtataacagtaactttatgataatcaatcataggcaagaagcattgtgaagaaagtccacctaaaattatcattatgtcagcgtcttaaaacctaaattgagggaaataaagcaatgatgttaaaataaaaagagtgaaagtcgttaaatgagtatacctagaaagaaaaacaacattaatatgatgagaaatttctctttcaggtgaaccttgactaaattaatttgtaaaatttcatgattaactgagacctagagcaataatgaaattaagacataaatccatcctacaaggaaacacattggggattcatgattttcaatctatattcattgatcatgcctgtggaaagaatcctagagcattaatagcaactgataaggaagtgaaatgattatctggtgttcattgtagatctttaagaagtataaaacaggatgtatgctgctgtggatttcaccaatgtattagggacttttttgatcttcttgtcatcaaaattgatccagtgttgttttgcagcaattttacagtatgaagtacagtgcccatagtgaactttaccataatggtttgacaccgatgataagttgtatttctttttttttttttttttttttttttttggtttttttggtttttgggtcacacccagcggtgctcaggggttactcctggctgtctgctcagaaatagctcctggcaggcacgggggaccatgtgggacaccgggatttgaaccaatcacctttggtcctggatcggctgcttgcaaggcaaacgccgctgtgctatctctccgggcccaagttgtatttcttaatcttgcttttattctctgaagtgaattcctctaaattgaggtcttctaaaggaaaatctacataagtatgcaatttttttatttgtttgccatcaaaagcaaaacgtttcaagtgtattataagtactggtggcagtttccataagtacgttttctttgaaaaatcccttctatttttgcaactgttgcacagaactttgttgtcatttcttaattcttcttctttaaaaaattcagagaggcattcctgtaatgtacatttatctgtagatgtaacagccaaagacaaatgaacaaatgtctcataaacttcagacttttggtggcaagtgagacactggagtatagatttgaattgtccttgaaagagatcataaataatagatttatgagccttttggtgttctggactaaattgttcataattttcatttcccatgagatgtgtagttttgtctgtcattagatttacagtaagcaagtcctgatgtaatccctctattaggaacatcagtagttcgtgaggatcctgctgattgtgtccagcaaactggtcattaagtaaaccaattgttactttgaagctttcagggttaatatatctatgaaatccatttcccatggttttgatgagccgaccaaattcttcggctaatttaccttcatgccccatcggatttttcttgttaatatcctttttataatgatctttatattatatatgccaccctgtctagcccacggttctgaggtgaaacggcgggtaaacagctcgcagacaatcaggctcgtggaaatatttgctttattcggatggacaaaactgaagtccaaagactcagattcagttccagccagcaaaaagctcccggccttccacagactcctgttttttatactccagaatcaggtcccacccaatggtgggatcagataccaaccaatggtgaaagcagaatcaggtcctaccctagggtgggggcagaatgccaggtcacaccctagggtagggcacaatcacctaatcagtttagggtgagcaacatagtaatcccccaaaatatttacatacacaacaggcatGGTCAGAACAAGCGCCTCTTCCTAGCAGGCGTCGCCATGGAGGACTGACCTCTGGAAGGGGTGGAGCCAGGACAACCTCACAGCTGGGTGGGCGAGACCCGCGTATCACCCTTTTCATGCACCCAGGGCTGTGGCTAACTCCCACTCTGGGTAATGGACCAGTCCCCGCACCCCTCTCTCTGGGAAGGTGATTCTGAGTAGGCTCGAACCCCAGAGCTCCGCAGGGGCAGGgagagccacatgcaaggcttggGGTACAGGAACCCAAGGTCATCTCCAAGAAGTCCTCCCTGATAACTCTGCTCCCAATAGCAGGTGCCTCCCCTTCCTGGCCTGCCCCCAGAGTAATATGGGGTCGGAGACCCTTTCCCACGCTTCTGggggcagaactaaatatgcaaGTGCAAGTGGCTCCTCAGGGCCCACTCCCTGCAGTACCCCACCCACCACGAACCAGTGCCAGTCTGCACCTGCCTCTGTGGGGTGTGGTCAAATCCGGGAGCAGCCCTTGGTAAAGAAAAACCAGTTGCTGTCTATTCCCGATATCTCCATCAGGGTGACCCACAGCAGGACTTGGGGGTTTTCTGCCTCCTCTTCCAAGACCCCAGAGCTTGGGCTTCATGGGGTGGACTGGCTGGGTGGGGGGGGAGACCAGTGCAACTCCTGACAGCCCCCACACCATCTATCCCAGGAGACCCCGCAGGGCCGAGGCCCACTGGGGGGACCCTCCAGGCTCCTTGCAGAATCTCAGCACCCCCAGCCTTAAGCAGCACCCTTGCACCTAGAGCCAGCAAGAGGCCCTGTACAGACCTGTAGGGGTGCCCACTGTGGGAACAGCTGGGCTGGGAGAACCTACTGCCTTTCACAATGCCCACCTGCCTGCTGTGGGGTAATATCTAGAATGAGTGTCCACAGTACCCCCAAGCCCAGTGTCAGTTCTCCTGTACCCCTCAAGCACTCCCCCAGCCTGTAGGTACATTCTAGCCCCAGAGgcggccaggaggaacccctaaaccTGCAGAGATTAAGGGGCTGAGACCTGGAGAGGGAAGGATGAGCAGTCCAGGACCCAAGGCAAGATAGAGCAGTGTGATGGGGCTGAGGGACCCCAAGCACAGCACAGCCCTGAGTGTCTGGTCAGTCAGGGCTGTGGCCCCAGCTTAACCCAGCTTCAGCTCCAAGCAGAGAGCAGGGGCCCCACAACAGCTCCCAGGGGTGGGTGTCTGGCAACTCCCAGCTGAGCCACAAGGAGGGGCACTGGGGATGGGAGGGACCACCTTATGatgtcccagcctgccagggcccaAGTCACCAAGCACCattgccttgggggaccatgtttTGCTGGGGACAAGGACTGTCCATTGGGCCTGCTGCCCCAAACCAGGCTAGAATGTCTCCAGAGCTGCCTGGCCAACCTGCCCAGGCAGGGATCAGGGCTGCGGAGCCGGAGGCaaagcacagtagggagggcccTTGTCCTGCACacaggcaacctgggtttgatccccggcatcccatatggtcccctgagcactaccaggagtgattgtgagctgagagccaggagtggtctctgggcactgccaggtggctccttatccccccccccaaatatcagtgttgagggaccagagcaagagtatagtgccttgcacacagttgacccaggtttcatccttggcaccacatacggtcccccaagccccactaggagtcCACCCTGAGCacaagtcaggagtcagcccttggcaccaccaagtgtggtcaaaaacaaacccccaaagaggggccggagcgatagcacagtggtagggcttttgccttacacatagccaagaCCAGagggatcctggttcaatccctggcatcccatatggtccccacgaacctgccaggagcgatttctgagcgagagCCAGGACTAACAACTGAACACCGccaccgggagtgacccaaacctcctccccccaaaaaaataaacaacccaaAAAGATCAGAGTTGAAAGAGAGAAAGTAGAGCCTGGCACCTGGGAGAGGAGAGGCCATGGTGGAAGCTTCTGGAAGGTCTGAGGGCCTGGCTCTGGGCCCTGCCCCTACCTAGTGCCAGCAGTTCCAAGGTTTGCTTCCTGGAGAAAGCGAGCGAGGTGCAGGCCCCACCTGTCGTAACAAGGTGGGGTCCCAGATTCCGAAACTCAGAACCAAACTACTGACCATGGGGCCATGGGTGTGTGTGGCTGAGATCTCCCGCTTGGGTACAGCACAACCACCCTAGGAGCCCCCCAGTCTCCCCCCCCACATGCCAGCTCCCCTCCAGAGAACCAGCCACGCTGCAGGGCTACATCCAGCACTCAGAGTGGCCACGGGATTCATGGCCAGACTCGGGTGTCCCCCCTAGCATGGGGGGAGAGGCAAGCAACGGCCAGTTGGGGGGAGCTGGGAGGTgaggcgggcgggcgggaagTGAGCAAGGGCGAGCGCACAGACCTGTTACCTTCCTGGCCATCCTGCGTAGACAGAGGTTATGACGGCCACAGGA
This genomic interval carries:
- the CANT1 gene encoding soluble calcium-activated nucleotidase 1, which encodes MPAQLPSPPEWNESMHSLRISIGALPVLASMTKAADPRFRPRWRVILPSFLGAMVFWLLYAYRPPPGRLPTPNAHGWRLGIPPRCNDTYPLSAPQRTPRGTRYRIAVVADLDKASRAARQDTWFSYLKKGHLTLSDSGDSVTVDWDKGHVVLESHLAEKGRGMELSELIVFNGKLYSVDDRTGVVYHIDGTTAVPWLILSDGDGTVGKGFKAEWLAVKDEHLYVGGLGKEWTTGTGEVVNENPEWVKVVDCGGSVHHENWVASYNALRAAAGIRPPGYLIHESACWSDTLQRWFFLPRRASHERYSEQADERRGTNLLLRATQDFRGIDVSRVGDLVPTHGFSSFKFVPNTDDQIIVALKSQEDGSTVATYITAFTLDGRFLLPETKIGDVKYEGIEFI